The following are encoded in a window of Kitasatospora fiedleri genomic DNA:
- a CDS encoding discoidin domain-containing protein, giving the protein MALLTTLLVSGAPAAQAAPTLLSQNKPATASSTENAGTPASAAVDGNTGTRWSSAAADPQWLQVDLGAVQTVSQVVLRWETAAAKAYQLQFSANGSTWTTAYSTTTGAGGTETLNVSGTARYVRVYGTARTTQYGYSLWEFQVYGTAGSGGGGAVCGTQNAAQNRPVTASSQQSDAFPAAAAVDGDAGTRWSSAAADPQWLQVDLGSALTLCRAVLSWEAAYATAFQLQTSTDGTNWSTAWSTATGTGGTQTVDLAATGRYVRVYGTARATQYGYSLWEFQVFTGGSGGSTSPSPSPSPSPSQSGGGGCGTVNAALGHPATGSSVQDGNPAYDAFYATDGSTLTRWSSEVGEPQWIVVDLGGNLPVCQVVLQWENAYASGFRIDLSPDNATWTTVYSTTTGTGGTQTVNASGTGRYLRLYATTRATGYGFSLWELAVRTVGNQTVTIPPPPPKPAPGSCPWINRPDVPVATRVAQLMGAMTQEQKDRMLYGDGSEVYIGQIAGQPALCIPDVNFEDGPSGVGDGLGGVTQFPDGEVSAATFDTDYVHEFGVAVGQEFAGKGVHVSLGPTVNMVRDPRWGRAYETFGEDPYLSGQIASADVQGMQSQGVMAEVKHVAAYNVEQPSAPGNEIVDTRALQEIYLPAFQTAIEKGGAAALMCGYSMVNGEYSCQNPALENVAMYQQAGFQGFITSDWGGIHSTVPSANAGETVEMPFSGFFATALLQAVANGQVTQATFDTMVSRVLTQMFRFGLFDKAPSGSKTAIVATPAHRAVALRGAEEGTVLLKNNGLLPLDANGGRSLAIIGTQAGPGTLTSGGGSGNATSSGTYTPLYGIQQRTAGTNTTVAYNDGTDQAAAVALARSSNVAIVFAADNYGHETADTTTLTLPDNQDALISAVAAANPNTVVVLSNNSAIMMPWLNQVAGVFEGFYQGQEFGEAIAALLFGDVNPSGHLPITFPASLSQVPANTPAQWPGTGGTVQYSEGLKIGYRWYDTNNLTPLFPFGHGLSYTSFAFGNLQVGPLTNGRATVTATVTNTGSRAGTEVAQLYVGAPAATGEPPHQLKGFQRITLNPGASGTVTFTVTAHDLAHWDTASSNWTATAGSYQILVGDSSRNLPLTATLANPTTVVANAMD; this is encoded by the coding sequence CTGGCCCTGCTCACCACCCTGCTGGTCTCCGGCGCGCCCGCCGCGCAGGCCGCCCCGACCCTGCTCTCGCAGAACAAGCCCGCGACGGCCTCGTCCACCGAGAACGCCGGGACACCGGCCTCGGCCGCCGTCGACGGCAACACCGGCACCCGCTGGTCCAGCGCCGCCGCCGACCCCCAGTGGCTCCAGGTCGACCTGGGAGCCGTCCAGACGGTCAGCCAGGTCGTCCTCCGGTGGGAGACGGCCGCCGCCAAGGCGTACCAGCTCCAGTTCTCCGCCAACGGCTCGACCTGGACCACCGCCTACTCCACCACCACCGGCGCGGGCGGCACCGAGACGCTCAACGTCAGCGGCACCGCCCGCTACGTCCGGGTGTACGGCACCGCCCGCACCACCCAGTACGGCTACTCGCTCTGGGAGTTCCAGGTCTACGGGACGGCCGGGAGCGGCGGGGGCGGGGCTGTCTGCGGCACCCAGAACGCCGCGCAGAACCGGCCGGTGACCGCCTCCTCGCAGCAGAGCGACGCCTTCCCGGCCGCCGCGGCCGTGGACGGCGACGCGGGCACCCGCTGGTCCAGCGCCGCGGCCGACCCGCAGTGGCTCCAGGTCGACCTCGGCTCCGCGCTGACGCTCTGCCGGGCCGTGCTGAGCTGGGAGGCCGCGTACGCCACGGCGTTCCAGCTCCAGACCTCGACCGACGGCACGAACTGGTCCACCGCCTGGTCCACCGCCACCGGCACCGGCGGCACCCAGACCGTGGACCTCGCCGCCACCGGCCGGTACGTGCGGGTGTACGGCACCGCGCGGGCCACCCAGTACGGCTACTCGCTCTGGGAGTTCCAGGTCTTCACCGGCGGCAGCGGCGGCAGCACCAGCCCCTCGCCGTCCCCGTCCCCGTCACCGTCCCAGTCCGGCGGCGGCGGCTGCGGCACCGTCAACGCGGCGCTCGGGCACCCGGCCACCGGGTCCTCGGTGCAGGACGGCAACCCGGCGTACGACGCGTTCTACGCGACCGACGGCAGCACCCTGACCCGCTGGTCCAGCGAGGTCGGGGAGCCGCAGTGGATCGTGGTGGACCTCGGCGGGAACCTGCCGGTGTGCCAGGTGGTGCTCCAGTGGGAGAACGCGTACGCCAGCGGGTTCCGGATCGATCTCTCCCCCGACAACGCCACCTGGACCACGGTCTACTCCACCACGACCGGCACCGGCGGCACCCAGACCGTGAACGCCTCCGGCACCGGCCGCTACCTGCGGCTGTACGCCACCACCCGGGCCACCGGGTACGGCTTCTCGCTCTGGGAGCTGGCCGTCCGCACGGTCGGCAACCAGACCGTCACCATCCCCCCGCCGCCGCCGAAGCCCGCACCGGGCAGCTGCCCGTGGATCAACCGGCCGGACGTGCCGGTCGCCACCCGGGTCGCCCAGCTGATGGGCGCGATGACCCAGGAGCAGAAGGACCGGATGCTGTACGGCGACGGCTCGGAGGTGTACATCGGGCAGATCGCCGGGCAGCCCGCCCTGTGCATCCCGGACGTCAACTTCGAGGACGGGCCGAGCGGCGTCGGCGACGGGCTCGGCGGCGTCACCCAGTTCCCGGACGGCGAGGTGTCCGCGGCCACCTTCGACACCGACTACGTGCACGAGTTCGGCGTGGCGGTCGGCCAGGAGTTCGCCGGCAAGGGCGTGCACGTCTCGCTCGGCCCGACCGTCAACATGGTGCGCGACCCGCGCTGGGGACGGGCCTACGAGACCTTCGGCGAGGACCCGTACCTGAGCGGGCAGATCGCCAGCGCCGACGTCCAGGGCATGCAGAGCCAGGGCGTGATGGCCGAGGTCAAGCACGTGGCCGCGTACAACGTCGAGCAGCCCTCGGCGCCCGGCAACGAGATCGTCGACACCCGCGCCCTCCAGGAGATCTACCTGCCGGCCTTCCAGACCGCGATCGAGAAGGGCGGCGCGGCGGCGCTGATGTGCGGGTACAGCATGGTCAACGGCGAGTACTCGTGCCAGAACCCGGCGCTGGAGAACGTCGCGATGTACCAGCAGGCCGGCTTCCAGGGCTTCATCACCTCGGACTGGGGCGGCATCCACTCCACCGTGCCCTCGGCCAACGCGGGCGAGACGGTCGAGATGCCGTTCAGCGGCTTCTTCGCCACCGCGCTGCTCCAGGCCGTCGCCAACGGCCAGGTCACCCAGGCGACCTTCGACACCATGGTCTCCCGGGTGCTGACCCAGATGTTCCGCTTCGGCCTGTTCGACAAGGCGCCCAGCGGCTCCAAGACCGCCATCGTCGCCACCCCGGCGCACCGGGCGGTCGCGCTGCGCGGCGCCGAGGAGGGCACCGTCCTGCTGAAGAACAACGGCCTGCTGCCGCTCGACGCCAACGGCGGCCGCTCGCTCGCGATCATCGGCACCCAGGCCGGGCCCGGCACGCTCACCTCGGGCGGCGGCAGCGGCAACGCCACCAGCTCCGGCACCTACACCCCGCTGTACGGCATCCAGCAGCGCACCGCGGGGACGAACACCACCGTCGCCTACAACGACGGCACCGACCAGGCCGCCGCGGTCGCGCTCGCCAGGTCCTCGAACGTGGCGATCGTCTTCGCGGCCGACAACTACGGCCACGAGACCGCCGACACCACCACGCTCACCCTGCCCGACAACCAGGACGCGCTGATCTCGGCGGTGGCCGCGGCCAACCCGAACACCGTCGTGGTGCTCAGCAACAACTCCGCGATCATGATGCCCTGGCTGAATCAGGTCGCGGGCGTGTTCGAGGGCTTCTACCAGGGCCAGGAGTTCGGCGAGGCGATCGCGGCGCTGCTGTTCGGCGACGTCAACCCGTCCGGGCACCTGCCGATCACCTTCCCCGCCTCGCTCTCCCAGGTCCCGGCGAACACCCCCGCGCAGTGGCCGGGCACCGGCGGCACCGTGCAGTACTCGGAGGGCCTGAAGATCGGGTACCGCTGGTACGACACGAACAACCTCACCCCGCTGTTCCCGTTCGGCCACGGCCTGTCCTACACCAGCTTCGCGTTCGGCAACCTCCAGGTGGGGCCGCTGACCAACGGCAGGGCGACGGTCACCGCGACCGTCACCAACACCGGCAGCCGGGCCGGGACGGAGGTCGCCCAGCTGTACGTCGGCGCCCCGGCCGCCACCGGCGAACCCCCGCACCAGCTCAAGGGCTTCCAGCGGATCACCCTGAACCCCGGCGCGTCCGGCACCGTCACCTTCACCGTGACGGCGCACGACCTGGCGCACTGGGACACCGCGAGCAGCAACTGGACCGCCACGGCGGGCAGTTACCAGATCCTGGTCGGTGACAGCTCGCGCAACCTGCCGCTGACCGCCACCCTCGCCAACCCGACCACCGTCGTCGCCAACGCGATGGACTGA
- a CDS encoding NPP1 family protein: MRKPSSPVRALLGLAAATALVVALPTSAGANVLTRLPQNAPGLDQTFSPAYDYDKDGCYATAAIGADGTINPGLKLGGDVNGHCRDYAQLADSNTYSRTRCNNGWCALMYASYFEKDQATLGPAAIGHRHDWEHVLVWVHDDQVQYVSVSQHSGYQVAARSAIRFDGTHPKIVYHKDGVSTHDFRFANANDEPAENATGNWFYPRLVGWDGYPAGYRDKLLAADFGAATIKIGDGDFAYALAHAMPAGIPFDPNA, from the coding sequence ATGCGCAAGCCGAGTTCTCCGGTCAGGGCCCTGCTCGGCCTGGCCGCCGCGACGGCGCTCGTCGTGGCGCTGCCGACCTCCGCCGGGGCCAACGTGCTGACCCGGCTGCCGCAGAACGCCCCGGGGCTGGACCAGACCTTCTCCCCGGCGTACGACTACGACAAGGACGGCTGCTACGCCACGGCCGCGATCGGCGCCGACGGCACGATCAACCCGGGGCTGAAGCTCGGCGGCGACGTCAACGGCCACTGCCGCGACTACGCCCAGCTCGCCGACTCCAACACCTACTCGCGCACCAGGTGCAACAACGGCTGGTGCGCGCTGATGTACGCCAGCTACTTCGAGAAGGACCAGGCCACCCTGGGCCCGGCGGCGATCGGGCACCGGCACGACTGGGAGCACGTGCTGGTGTGGGTGCACGACGACCAGGTCCAGTACGTGTCGGTCTCCCAGCACAGCGGCTACCAGGTCGCCGCCCGCTCGGCGATCCGCTTCGACGGCACCCACCCGAAGATCGTCTACCACAAGGACGGCGTCTCCACCCACGACTTCCGGTTCGCCAACGCCAACGACGAGCCGGCCGAGAACGCCACCGGCAACTGGTTCTACCCGCGCCTGGTCGGCTGGGACGGCTACCCGGCCGGCTACCGCGACAAGCTGCTGGCGGCCGACTTCGGCGCGGCCACCATCAAGATCGGCGACGGGGACTTCGCGTACGCGCTGGCGCACGCGATGCCCGCGGGCATCCCGTTCGACCCCAACGCCTGA
- a CDS encoding TetR/AcrR family transcriptional regulator, with amino-acid sequence MNDAGPRPPQTSRDAVRARLVEVAAQLLAADGPDAVTTRSVALAAGVQAPTIYRLFGDKDGLLDAVAEHGFATYMARKPPVDADEDPVRGLRAGWDLHIGFGLVNPALFRLMHTTAPSPDGRSAAEAGLRILRQRVGRVARAGRLRVPERRAVDLIRAAGTGVVLTLIDQPEESRDTTLADLAWEAVRSTVLVDPQELALSVPATAAVTLRAALPGLEVFTPHESALFGDWLERVAEA; translated from the coding sequence GTGAACGATGCCGGTCCCCGCCCCCCGCAGACCTCGCGCGACGCCGTCCGCGCCCGGCTGGTCGAGGTCGCCGCCCAACTGCTCGCCGCCGACGGCCCCGACGCGGTCACCACCCGCTCGGTGGCGCTCGCCGCGGGCGTCCAGGCCCCCACCATCTACCGCCTCTTCGGCGACAAGGACGGCCTGCTGGACGCCGTCGCCGAGCACGGCTTCGCCACCTACATGGCGCGCAAACCGCCGGTCGACGCGGACGAGGACCCGGTGCGCGGGCTGCGCGCCGGCTGGGACCTGCACATCGGCTTCGGCCTGGTCAACCCGGCGCTGTTCCGGCTGATGCACACCACGGCGCCGAGCCCGGACGGGCGGTCCGCCGCCGAGGCCGGGCTGCGGATCCTGCGGCAGCGGGTGGGCCGGGTCGCCCGGGCCGGGCGGCTGCGCGTCCCCGAACGGCGCGCCGTCGACCTGATCCGGGCGGCCGGCACCGGGGTCGTCCTCACCCTGATCGACCAGCCCGAGGAGAGCCGCGACACCACCCTGGCCGACCTGGCCTGGGAGGCGGTCCGCAGCACGGTCCTGGTCGACCCCCAGGAACTCGCCCTCTCCGTCCCGGCCACGGCCGCGGTCACCCTGCGTGCCGCGCTGCCCGGCCTGGAGGTGTTCACCCCGCACGAGAGCGCACTGTTCGGCGACTGGCTGGAGCGCGTCGCCGAAGCCTGA
- a CDS encoding NAD(P)H-binding protein, producing MIVITGATGALNGATVDHLLARVPAAEIVVAVREPARARRFADLGVRVRRGDYADPASLPRAFEGADHLLLVSASDPGADAVALHRTAIDAAVAVGVGRVLYTSHQGAHPDSAFKPARDHAATERLLADSGLAWTALRNGFYAHSLTHLAGPWRETGTLTVPADGPVSWTAREDAAEAAAVILAALGGYGGPGADGQDGPAALGHDGPAALGHDGPAARGYDGPVTLTATEAPTFHQVADLAAELTGRPVRCVTVDPEEWVATQVASGAPEFMARFTLGIYQAAARGHFAGTDPLLSALLAREPRTVRDLLATAA from the coding sequence ATGATCGTCATCACCGGAGCCACCGGCGCGCTCAACGGCGCCACCGTCGACCACCTGCTGGCCCGCGTCCCGGCCGCGGAGATCGTCGTCGCCGTGCGCGAACCCGCCCGGGCCCGGCGGTTCGCCGACCTCGGCGTGCGGGTGCGCCGCGGCGACTACGCCGACCCGGCCTCGCTGCCCCGCGCCTTCGAGGGCGCCGACCACCTGCTGCTGGTCTCCGCCAGCGACCCGGGCGCGGACGCCGTCGCCCTGCACCGCACCGCGATCGACGCCGCCGTCGCGGTCGGCGTCGGCCGCGTCCTCTACACCAGCCACCAGGGCGCCCACCCCGACAGCGCCTTCAAGCCCGCCCGCGACCACGCCGCGACCGAGCGGCTGCTCGCCGACTCCGGCCTCGCCTGGACCGCCCTGCGCAACGGCTTCTACGCCCACAGCCTCACCCACCTGGCCGGGCCCTGGCGCGAGACCGGCACCCTCACCGTTCCCGCCGACGGCCCGGTCTCCTGGACCGCCCGCGAGGACGCCGCCGAGGCCGCCGCGGTCATCCTCGCCGCCCTCGGCGGGTACGGCGGCCCGGGCGCCGACGGACAGGACGGCCCGGCCGCCCTCGGACACGACGGCCCGGCCGCCCTCGGACACGACGGCCCGGCCGCCCGCGGGTACGACGGCCCGGTCACCCTCACCGCCACCGAGGCCCCCACCTTCCACCAGGTGGCCGACCTCGCCGCCGAGCTGACCGGCCGCCCGGTCCGCTGCGTCACCGTCGACCCCGAGGAGTGGGTGGCCACCCAAGTGGCCTCGGGCGCACCGGAGTTCATGGCCCGCTTCACCCTCGGCATCTACCAGGCCGCCGCCCGGGGCCACTTCGCGGGCACCGACCCGCTGCTGTCCGCCCTCCTCGCCCGCGAGCCCCGCACCGTCCGCGACCTGCTCGCCACCGCCGCCTGA
- a CDS encoding S53 family peptidase, which translates to MRTSAAARRTALAVAGTAALLLSAFTAAAPAGAAADPQVYGKDGTSWVKACDTLAHGDTVACHALRVTSTVEGVRQLGVTPNATPSGFGPSDLLSAYKLPANGGAGTTIAIVDAYNDPNAESDMAVYRSQYGLPACTKASGCFKQVNQTGGSSLPANNSGWAGEISLDLDMVSAIAPNAHIVLVEASSATMANLGTSVNTAVSLGAKFVSNSYGGSESSADTSYDSSYFNHPGVAITVSSGDSAYGAQYPAASKYVTAVGGTALKRDSSARGWSESVWLTNSTEGTGSGCSKYDAKPTWQKDTGCTKRTIADVSAVADPATGVAVYQTYGGSGWAVYGGTSAAAPIIAGVYALGGNPSSGSSPASFPYAHTSALFDVTSGSNGSCSPSYLCKAGAGYDGPTGLGTPNGTAAFTG; encoded by the coding sequence ATGCGCACTTCCGCCGCAGCCCGCCGTACGGCCCTCGCCGTCGCGGGCACCGCCGCCCTCCTCCTCTCCGCCTTCACGGCCGCCGCCCCGGCGGGCGCGGCGGCCGACCCGCAGGTGTACGGCAAGGACGGCACGTCCTGGGTCAAGGCGTGCGACACCCTCGCCCACGGCGACACCGTGGCCTGTCACGCGCTGCGCGTGACCAGCACGGTGGAGGGCGTCCGGCAGCTCGGCGTCACCCCGAACGCCACCCCGTCCGGCTTCGGGCCGAGCGACCTGCTGAGCGCCTACAAGCTGCCCGCCAACGGCGGCGCCGGGACGACCATCGCGATCGTGGACGCGTACAACGACCCGAACGCCGAGTCGGACATGGCCGTCTACCGCTCCCAGTACGGACTGCCCGCCTGCACCAAGGCCAGTGGGTGCTTCAAGCAGGTCAACCAGACCGGCGGCAGCAGCCTGCCGGCGAACAACTCCGGCTGGGCGGGCGAGATATCGCTCGACCTCGACATGGTCTCCGCGATCGCCCCCAACGCCCACATCGTCCTGGTCGAGGCGAGCAGCGCGACCATGGCCAACCTCGGCACCTCGGTGAACACCGCGGTGAGCCTGGGCGCCAAGTTCGTCTCCAACAGCTACGGCGGCTCGGAGTCCTCCGCCGACACCTCGTACGACTCCTCGTACTTCAACCACCCGGGCGTCGCCATCACCGTCTCCTCCGGCGACTCCGCCTACGGCGCCCAGTACCCGGCCGCCTCCAAGTACGTGACCGCGGTCGGCGGCACCGCCCTCAAGCGGGACTCCAGCGCCCGCGGCTGGTCGGAGAGCGTCTGGCTGACCAACTCCACCGAGGGCACCGGCTCCGGCTGCTCCAAGTACGACGCGAAGCCGACCTGGCAGAAGGACACCGGCTGCACCAAGCGCACCATCGCCGACGTCTCGGCCGTCGCCGACCCCGCCACCGGCGTCGCCGTCTACCAGACCTACGGCGGCAGCGGCTGGGCCGTCTACGGCGGCACCAGCGCCGCGGCCCCGATCATCGCCGGCGTCTACGCCCTGGGCGGCAACCCCTCCAGCGGCTCCAGCCCGGCGTCCTTCCCCTACGCCCACACCTCCGCGCTCTTCGACGTGACCTCCGGCTCGAACGGCTCCTGCTCGCCCTCCTACCTCTGCAAGGCCGGCGCCGGCTACGACGGCCCGACCGGCCTCGGCACCCCCAACGGCACCGCCGCCTTCACCGGCTGA